One Sus scrofa isolate TJ Tabasco breed Duroc chromosome 1, Sscrofa11.1, whole genome shotgun sequence DNA segment encodes these proteins:
- the GJA10 gene encoding gap junction alpha-10 protein, which translates to MGDWNLLGGVLEEVHSHSTIVGKIWLTILFIFRMLILGVAAEDVWDDEQSAFACNTQQPGCNTVCYDDAFPISLIRFWVLQIIFVSSPSLVYMGHALYRLRAFEKERQRKKSQLRAQMENPELELEEQQRLDRELRKLEEQKRIQKVPLKGCLLRTYVLHILTRSVLEVGFMIGQYLLYGFQMHPLYKCIQPPCPNTVDCFVSRPTEKTIFMLFMHSIAAISLFLSVLEIFHLGIRKIMRALYDKSSSKGIEDERGPPFHLKKYSVAQQCMISPPFPERISLLQANNQQQVIQVNVPKSKTTWQPPQPRQFEVDPCFSKKDWAEKDQHSGQLHVHSPCPWEGGARIQHSGQQPDHSSLGLQNPTSQSWLGTTMASRHCLSHTTGPWERPQDLKPSGEPLTDLHSHCRDSNGSRRESRVQTDRSCLGSRKASFLSRLLSEKGQLYSDSGSSSSRNSSCLGFPHREASPSLLPSASGRRTSMVSRDSLSDRGAFTRGVTLWSLLSLLFPLSLCVYVCAEREGEKEREVNL; encoded by the coding sequence ATGGGGGATTGGAATTTATTGGGTGGTGTCCTAGAAGAAGTTCACTCCCATTCCACCATTGTGGGGAAAATCTGGCTGACCATCCTCTTCATTTTCCGAATGCTGATTCTTGGTGTGGCTGCTGAAGATGTCTGGGATGATGAACAGTCAGCATTTGCCTGCAACACCCAGCAGCCAGGCTGCAACACCGTCTGTTATGATGATGCTTTCCCTATCTCTTTGATCAGGTTCTGGGTTTTACAGATCATCTTTGTGTCTTCTCCCTCTCTGGTGTATATGGGCCATGCACTTTATAGACTCAGGGCCTTTgaaaaggagaggcagaggaaaaAGTCACAGCTTAGAGCCCAGATGGAGAATCCAGAGCTTGAATTGGAGGAGCAACAAAGGCTAGATAGAGAACTGAGGAAGTTAGAGGAACAGAAGAGGATCCAAAAAGTCCCTCTGAAAGGATGTCTGCTGCGTACTTATGTTTTACACATCTTGACCAGATCTGTGCTGGAAGTGGGGTTCATGATAGGCCAATATCTTCTTTATGGGTTTCAAATGCACCCTCTTTACAAATGCATTCAACCTCCTTGCCCTAACACAGTGGATTGCTTTGTATCCAGGCCCACAGAGAAGACCATTTTCATGCTCTTTATGCACAGCATTGCAGCCATCTCTTTGTTCCTCAGTGTACTGGAAATATTTCATCTGGGGATCAGGAAAATCATGAGGGCGCTTTATGACAAATCCAGCAGCAAGGGCATTGAGGATGAAAGGGGACCTCCAttccatttgaaaaaatattcagtGGCCCAGCAGTGTATgatttcccctcccttccctgaaagAATCTCTCTACTTCAAGCCAACAATCAACAGCAGGTCATCCAAGTCAATGTGCCAAAGTCTAAAACCACGTGGCAACCCCCACAACCCAGGCAATTTGAAGTAGACCCTTGCTTCAGTAAAAAAGACTGGGCTGAGAAGGATCAGCACAGCGGACAGCTCCATGTCCACAGCCCGTGTCCCTGGGAGGGTGGTGCTAGAATTCAGCACTCAGGACAGCAACCAGACCATTCGTCCCTTGGCTTGCAGAATCCAACGTCCCAGTCCTGGCTAGGTACAACAATGGCTTCTAGGCATTGTCTGTCCCATACAACAGGgccctgggagcggccccagGACCTGAAACCCTCAGGGGAGCCTCTCACAGACTTACACAGTCATTGCAGAGACAGCAATGGCAGCAGGAGAGAGAGCAGAGTCCAGACAGACAGATCTTGCCTGGGCAGTCGCAAGGCCAGCTTTCTGTCAAGATTGCTCTCTGAAAAGGGACAGCTGTACAGTGACTCAGGGAGCTCCAGTTCTCGAAATAGCTCTTGTTTGGGCTTTCCACACAGAGAAGCCAGCCCCTCACTTCTGCCTTCAGCCTCTGGGCGTAGAACATCAATGGTAAGTAGAGACAGCCTGAGTGATCGTGGAGCTTTCACAAGAGGTGTTACACTCTGGTCACTTCTtagccttctctttcctctttctttgtgtgtatatgtgtgtgctgagagagagggagagaaggaaagagaggttaATTTATGA